Genomic segment of Roseofilum casamattae BLCC-M143:
GGCGCAGAATTCTCAACAGTTGCTTCGGGTCGAACTCTTCTGCTTCCGATGAGGCTACACCGGGAAGGGGCGGAATCGTTACGGGATAATATTTCGTACCATTTTGGCTATGGCCGTTTTGGCTATGCCCGTTCTGGCTATGGCCATTTTGATTCGACTTAGGGGGAGTACCAGCGTGCATGAATTCAGAACCTCTCACTTGAGACCAATGTAGCAATAAAACCGAGCATTGCAGAGTAATGTTAGGGTCAATTTAAAATAAACCGTCAAATAGACGAAACACTGCTCTGGGAATCGAGAAGACACTACCTACCGTACCGATCGCTCGAAACACGGGACTGATGGAGTCATTGAACTCGGTGAGTCTCGAAGACGAAACAATGATGGTATCGTTATTGCGCAATGCTGGATTATTTTCTTCATCGAGGGCGCGGCTGAAGTCAATCGAGACCGTGCGTTTGGTAACGGTTCCATTCGGATTGAGACGAACCAGTTCTACCGATCGCTCTCTCGCATCGTTATTAAAGCCTCCTGCGGCTAACAGGGCTTGAGCTAGAGGCGTATTCGGCGGAACTTCTACTTGACCGGGTCGGATGACTGGACCGATAATGTTTACGTTGATTGAGTCGGGAGAAAAACTGGTGGAGGCCAGCTCTGTTGCCTCGTCCGGACTCAACTCGGTGGCTTGCCCGATAACGATCGTATCGCCTTCTTGTAAGGGTAGGTCTTGGCGCAGATCTCCTTCTTGCAGCAGTTTCCACAAATCCACATCAATCGATTGTTGGCTGCCTGATTTGGTTAAGCGACGCACTTGGATGGTACGAATATCGGCTTGCTCGGTGATGCCACCGGCCAGTTGGATCGCGCGAGTGATGGTAACGTCATTGTCCTCGGAGTTGTTGTTGAGCACATACGGGCCGGGACGTTTGACTTCGCCGACTACAGCGACTTTCACCGGCCCGACTTCGGCTCCGGAGAAGCTAGCACTGGCGAGCAGGCTGTTTTCTTGCAAGTCAACGTTGGTTGCTGTGGGAATAAACAGGCTGTCTCCGTCTCGGAGGAGAATATCTTGATTGAGATCGGCCGTTTGCAGGAGTTTCCACAGATCGACGGTGATGATTTGGTCGGTGCCTTGACCGTCAGCGCGAGGACGGCGCACTTGAATGCGACGAATATCAGCGGCTTGGGTAACTCCTCCGGCGAGATCGATGACGCCAGTGACGGTTGGAACGGCGACTTCGTCGTTACCGCTTAATGAGAGGGAGTAGACTCCAGGGCTGTAGACTTCTCCGGCAATACCAATTTTCAGAGGTCGGGCATTTAACAAACCGAGGGTAACAATGGGGTTGCGCAAGTAGCGTTCCATGACGATGGAGATGCCCTCGGAGGCTTGGGCAATGGTCTGGCCTTGGACGCGCAGGGAACCAACGAGGGGAAGATTAATGGTGCCGTCGGAGAGGACGAGGAATTCGCCGCTGTATTCGGGAACGTTAAAGATATCGACACTGAGACGATCGCCAGGACCTAGGGTATAGCCTTCATTCACCAGTAGAGGACTGGAGGATGGAGCGGGCTGAGTCTGAGCGAACACTAAGGCTGGAGAGGCGCTCCAGACCAGGCAAGCCACTAAGGCGATCGCTCCGGAAGAGCGCAGTTGGGGCAACCATTGTCTCTGGTGGATTTGGGGCATTGTCGTCTCGTTTCGTTTGCCGTTCATTAATTTATGCGCGATCGCCTGACCCATACTCGTATTTTATTCAACCTTATCTTAAGAGGAGATGGCGTGGAACTCAACCGGAAGATACTGCTCTCGTCTATTACAACAGGTCGAGACTGGGGCATTCCGGAGAATTTCTCGCTACAATTTCCCGACCCTACTGTTATAACTGTTTATGAGTAATTTGTTAGTAAAAATTTGATTAATGGGCGCGATCGACTTCTGGAAAAAACTGACGGGTGGCTCGCCACATTCTGCATCACCGCCAAAACGCCGGTTTCGCTTCACTTGGGTGCTACCGGGGCGGTTAGCTCTGGGTTCGTTGCCGGCGGCTGCCACTGATTATACCCGACTGGAGGAGGAGGGAATTCAGGCAATTTTGTCTCTGTGTCCGGAGGCTGAAGGGCAGATTTTATCGGAGTTTGCCGATCGCTTTGAGTGTTTGCGCTATCCTTTGCCGGACAGTCATTATCAGCAACCGCTACAGGTTGAGGATGTGGCAAAAGCGGTGGCTGTGGTTCATGGCGCGATCGCTGGTGGAAAGGCGCTGTATTTGCACTGTTTTGCCGGAATTGAGCGATCGCCGACGATTTGTATTGCTTATCTCTGTCGCCATCAAAAATTGGAGGTTTGGGAAGCGTTGCGCTGTTTGAAACAAGTCCATCCTCGTACGGCGCCGACGCAAACAGAACTGCAAGTGGTGCAGGCTTATCTGGATCGAGAGCAGTAAAATAAGCGGCGAGAGATAACAGTAGGGAGAGAAACTCGTGCAGATCGGCGAGAAAGCCTTTGAGTGGGGCTTGCGGACGTATATCATGGGCGTGTTGAACGTGACGCCGGATAGTTTTAGCGATGGGGGGGAGTTTAATAGTCTTGAAGCGGCCGCGGCGCGATCGCGACATTTGGTCGATGGCGGTGCCGATATTATTGATATTGGCGGACAGTCTACTCGTCCGGGCAGCACCCAGATTAGTTTAACTGAGGAGCTAGAGCGCACGATTCCGGCGATCGCCGAGCTGCGAACGATGCCCGAACCTTATGGGAGTATTCCGATCTCGATCGATACGACGCGCGCTCAGGTGGCGCGAGCGGCGGTGGCAGCGGGAGCAAATCTGGTGAATGATATTTCTGGGGGAACCTTTGACGATGGCATGTTCGAGACGGTAGCGCAGTTGGGAGTGCCGATTATTTTGATGCATTTGCGCGGGACTCCGGAAACCATGCAGCAGTTCGTTGAATACGAGGATCTAATGGGAGAAATTAGTGCGGTGTTACAGGAACGGGTGAGGGAGGCAGTAGAGGCAGGAATTGCGCGATCGCAGATTATCCTCGATCCGGGGATTGGCTTTGCCAAAACCATGGAGCAAAATTTGCAGATTTTGCGCCAAATTCCCCAGTTACGCGACCTGGGGTTTCCGGTGTTAATTGGAGCCTCTCGCAAGAGTTTTATCGGTCATCTTCTCAACCAACCCAATCCGAAAGAACGGGGGTGGGGAACGGCAGCAACGACTTGTGCGGCGATCGCTCGAGGAGCAGATTTACTTCGAGTTCACGATCTGCCGCAAATGCATGAGGTCTGTCAGGTTGCCGATGCCATTTATCGCGGGATTCATTAAGTAACGGCAGACCGGTTCTCGGACTTGTGTAAATGAGGGAGACGCGCTATATTACCGAATTAATTGTTAATGAATGGTACGGAGTCTTAAAGGCGATCGCATGAACGGGAAAGCCTTAATTTCTGCTTTGAGTAATGGTCTCAAGCTGGTCGGCATTAATTTAATCATTGTCTTGGTTTTATTGGAGTTGGTGTCTTTGGGATTTTATGCCAGTCAACATCGGCAGTTTTTCTATTCAAGACAAGACGGCGATCCGGAAACGGCTGACGATCGCGCTCCCGCTCGCAACCGACAAGACCTTCGGCTCGAAGAAGATATTACTGAGATTTTACACCCCTATTTTGGCTATATTTCCAAACCCGGAACTGGATTTGGTGGTTTTGAGTTTCAATCGGTGTTTCAGGCGAATAATTATGGATTGGTTTCTCGGGTCGATTATCCTTACCGTAGAGAAAATGAAAACCAGTTTTTAATTGGCATTTTTGGAGGATCGGTGGCGACATTTTATTATATGAATGAGGTGGAAAATCCGACATTGGAGAGAAGTTTAAAACAACTCCCCAATTATGCCGATAAAGAGATCGTGCTGTTGAATTTCTCCCAGGGAGGCTACAAGCAACCGCAGCAACTGTTGTTATTAAACTATTTTCTGTCTCAAGGGCAAGAGCTGGATATGGCAATCAATATTGATGGATTTAACGAGGTGGCGATCGCCAGTCGGAATCGAAAAAAAGATATTAATTTTTCCATGCCTAGCTCGTTTCAACTTTTGCCTTTAGCTCAGTTAGCCAATAACAATCTATCCATCGAACAAATGGAGGTTATGCTCGAGGTTTTAAATACCAAAGAGCATCTGAAGCAAACGATCGCAACTCAACAAACCTGTGGATTTGCTTTGTGCTATTATCTGCAAGACATTCGCTACTATTTTGCGCTCCAGGCGTATTATCATCATCTAGAAGAATTTGAGGAGAAGCGGAAGGAGTCGGGTAACTCGAATGACTCCTTAGTCTATATCCAGACAACGGCGAATCTTGCCGAAGAAGAAAGCTACGAGCAGATGTCAGACTTTTGGGCGAATGCTTCCTTAGCAATGGCGAGTGTATTAAAGCAGAGGAATATTCCCTATTTTCATATTCTGCAACCGAATCAATATTATCCAACCGAACGGAAATTTAGCGAAGAAGAGCAAGAGCGTTTTGCCCCTGAAAACAATCGCAAAAATCCTTACATTGAGGGCGTTGAGTTGGGTTATCCTTATTTACTCGATCGCAGCACTATATTATTGGATAATGATGTTAACTTCTTCAATGGGACGACTAGTTTAGACGCACAGACTGATACAGTTTATATCGATACTTGCTGTCATTACAATCAAACCGGGAGAAATGTGTTTGCCAATTATGTTGCCAGCCAAATTGTGTTTTCCTTAACTGACTTTAATCCGAAAGATAATGTTCAAAATTAAAGCACGCTGGATTAAAATAGCTTCCCTCAATTTCTTAGGAGTATTAGCCGTATTAGAGGGATTTTCTCTGGTTCTTTATGGAGTCATGAAGAATAATTTGTTTTATGCACATTCACCAGTGGCTTCATATCAGATGTCGATCTCTTCTGAGAGTGGAAATCTCGCTGTAGATATTGATAATTCTCTGCAATTGCGGTTGCATCCCTATTTTG
This window contains:
- a CDS encoding protein-tyrosine phosphatase family protein encodes the protein MGAIDFWKKLTGGSPHSASPPKRRFRFTWVLPGRLALGSLPAAATDYTRLEEEGIQAILSLCPEAEGQILSEFADRFECLRYPLPDSHYQQPLQVEDVAKAVAVVHGAIAGGKALYLHCFAGIERSPTICIAYLCRHQKLEVWEALRCLKQVHPRTAPTQTELQVVQAYLDREQ
- a CDS encoding SLBB domain-containing protein; this encodes MNGKRNETTMPQIHQRQWLPQLRSSGAIALVACLVWSASPALVFAQTQPAPSSSPLLVNEGYTLGPGDRLSVDIFNVPEYSGEFLVLSDGTINLPLVGSLRVQGQTIAQASEGISIVMERYLRNPIVTLGLLNARPLKIGIAGEVYSPGVYSLSLSGNDEVAVPTVTGVIDLAGGVTQAADIRRIQVRRPRADGQGTDQIITVDLWKLLQTADLNQDILLRDGDSLFIPTATNVDLQENSLLASASFSGAEVGPVKVAVVGEVKRPGPYVLNNNSEDNDVTITRAIQLAGGITEQADIRTIQVRRLTKSGSQQSIDVDLWKLLQEGDLRQDLPLQEGDTIVIGQATELSPDEATELASTSFSPDSINVNIIGPVIRPGQVEVPPNTPLAQALLAAGGFNNDARERSVELVRLNPNGTVTKRTVSIDFSRALDEENNPALRNNDTIIVSSSRLTEFNDSISPVFRAIGTVGSVFSIPRAVFRLFDGLF
- the folP gene encoding dihydropteroate synthase, producing MGVLNVTPDSFSDGGEFNSLEAAAARSRHLVDGGADIIDIGGQSTRPGSTQISLTEELERTIPAIAELRTMPEPYGSIPISIDTTRAQVARAAVAAGANLVNDISGGTFDDGMFETVAQLGVPIILMHLRGTPETMQQFVEYEDLMGEISAVLQERVREAVEAGIARSQIILDPGIGFAKTMEQNLQILRQIPQLRDLGFPVLIGASRKSFIGHLLNQPNPKERGWGTAATTCAAIARGADLLRVHDLPQMHEVCQVADAIYRGIH